In one Dreissena polymorpha isolate Duluth1 chromosome 7, UMN_Dpol_1.0, whole genome shotgun sequence genomic region, the following are encoded:
- the LOC127839841 gene encoding uncharacterized protein LOC127839841, which translates to MRRCRYVYLDLGSNKGVQIRKLYEPWLYPNGKILPFYDKIFGKIRHYSRRDVCTFGFEANPRHMKRLKYIEKRYRSYNINVTFFNNAVSNISSESVTIYSDTNFDIDWGSGIQSSLIDNKANMTMYTVQTIDIVQFFAENIVPLKPDYVFAKMDIEGSEFIVLPHMLKGGLLCDHAISSMVLEMHDSVREEFHSDLSFATLKERLKDQACTPTTIHNLDDETYTRDVPFEPCEEESNTYFTY; encoded by the coding sequence ATGAGACGTTGTCGTTACGTGTACTTAGATCTCGGGTCTAACAAAGGTGTGCAGATACGAAAACTATATGAACCTTGGTTGTACCCTAACGGTAAAATTTTGCCATTTTACGACAAGATATTTGGTAAAATCCGCCATTACTCCAGGCGCGATGTCTGTACGTTTGGTTTTGAGGCGAATCCACGACACATGAAGCGATTAAAGTACATCGAAAAGCGTTACAGAAGCTACAATATCAACGTCACTTTCTTCAATAATGCTGTCAGCAACATCTCCTCTGAAAGCGTCACCATTTATTCGGACACAAATTTTGATATTGACTGGGGTTCAGGTATTCAAAGCAGCTTGATTGACAATAAAGCCAACATGACTATGTATACGGTGCAAACCATTGATATCGTACAGTTCTTTGCCGAAAACATTGTTCCGTTAAAACCGGACTACGTGTTCGCTAAGATGGATATAGAAGGTTCAGAATTCATAGTCCTTCCCCATATGCTGAAGGGTGGGCTTCTCTGTGATCACGCGATATCTTCAATGGTGTTAGAGATGCATGACAGCGTCAGAGAGGAATTTCATTCAGACCTATCCTTTGCCACATTGAAGGAAAGATTGAAGGACCAAGCTTGTACACCAACTACAATACACAATCTAGATGACGAGACATACACGAGGGACGTGCCATTTGAGCCATGTGAGGAAGAAAGCAATACATATTTTACCTATTAG